The sequence below is a genomic window from Paramisgurnus dabryanus chromosome 4, PD_genome_1.1, whole genome shotgun sequence.
aaatgtataaaaataaaacatgtctGACTGCTGCACCCACTGATTCTGTTGATCACTGCACAGCAGCCTTGAAAATGTCAACATAAAAGACCATTTTTTCCAGCAAAATAGAAACTTTCATTAATTTAACATTGTTGTGTTGATACATGATTACTTTGCGTTAATATTTATAGTGTGCTCAAGTATGTGCTGAATTGGGAATAAGTGACAGCAAAAATTGCTTACttagcagacacttttttaaaatatacttacAAAAGTGAGAAAAACAATAAATTGATTTATCATAAGAAGCTAGTAACACGCAAACTGCTATACTTAAGATagaacattacatttattctCCCAACAAAGCCATGAAAGTTCACTGAACTCATTCTGAATAAACACAAAGCTACAATAATTCAAGTGTAGTTTCTTCATCAGTGTGTTTCTTCTGATGAGTCTTAATAGATCCTACATTAGTGACTCTCTTTCCACAGATGAATCAGTtttaaggtttctctccagtatgaactctcagATGAACTTTGAGGTGATCCGACTCAGTAAACGTCTCCTCACACTGAAAGCATttaaaaggtttttcacctgtatgagttctctgaTGTAACAATAAATGGGCATGTCGACTGAAACTCCTCCCACAAAGACTACaatgatgaggtttctctccagtgtgaactctctgatgaacaCTTAATTGAGATGAATCCCAAAATCTCTTCCCACATTGAAAGCAGACGTAAGTTTTCTCTCCaatgtgaactctctgatggagTTTTAAGGAAGCTGCATGAGCAAACGTCTTCTCAcaatgagagcatttgtaaggtttttcacctgtatgaattctctggtGTGTCACTAAATTTTGATGTTGATTAAAACTCTTTCCGCTAACATCACAGATGTAAgttttctctccagtgtgaactctctgatggagTTTTAAGGAAGCTGCATGAGCAAATGTCTTCTCAcaatgagagcatttgtaaggtttttcacctgtatgagttctcttGTGTGACACTAAACTGCTGTGAAAActgaaactcttcccacaaacactacagtgataaggtttctctccagtgtgaactctctgatgataACTCAAATGAGATAAACAAGAGAAGCTCTTACCACATTgagagcagacgtaaggtttctctccagtgtgaactctctcatgGACTATCAGCTGAGCTTTCTGATGGAAACGtttatcacagtgtgaacacTGATAGAGTTTCTCCTCACtgtgaaattttgtgtgtgATTTTATAGTGTGTAAATACTTAAAGGTTTTTCCACATTCACTGCACTGATACGGTTTCTCATTGGTGTGTGAAAGCATATGTGCCTTCAGATGATGGTTCCGGTTAAATCTCTTCTCACAGTGAGGACACTCGTATggtttttctcctgtgtgaattCTCTTATGACTATCAAGATATTCTTTGGTTTTGAAACATTTGCCACATTCAGTGCAGTAGAAAGACTTTTCATCACTGTGTATCATCATGTGACGTTTCAGCTTAGATAAGACAACAAAATCCTTCCCACAATGCTCACAGTGaaactgcttcttcttcttcttcttcgtctTCTTCACTCTGTGCTCTcctgaatgaagtttcttctcttgAGATTGTGCTGTCATACGCTCTTTTGATGTTGATGATGTTATTTCTCCATCCAGACATGATTCAttcttcacatctgaaagaaacaaaAACTTTCTTCTGACTTAGAATCGCACAGTAGAGATTGATTTGAAATTCTGTATGCTTTTCTACATTCACACAGAGACATTAAAGAGTTGTCAGTCCTGTTATAAATGCATCAGTGTTGCCAGATGTACGATAATTATCGTATTTGTACCACAATGTTGACTTCTGTACAATCAATAATGAAGAAATGTACAGTAATTTCCACATTTTTTGACACTTCAAATCATAGGGCTTCTATACTCATTGATGTAGCTGTGGAGCCTATGTTTTAAACAGTGTTTAAATCATAATTTTGAGGAGAACTTGAATGTGTCTTACACTTGTCTCCCATCTCTTGGTTTTGACTAGAAGAGATACAGCTACGACCTAAACCTCacgagatgttgggtttaggtatgggggtaggattaggatgaataCAGCGGTCCTGGCTAGATGGAATACAGCTTAGgcctaaatcctgtgaaatTTTGGGTTtaggggtaggattaggataaaaatcCTAAAATCCGAGGTTGCATGAGATTTCATTGGTTGCTGTATCCTAGCACACATTACATCTTCTCGGCTCTCTCTCAAGAGTAAACGATCCCATCACGCCGCATTGGTCAAGGTCAGTAATTTCTAGTCAGTTGTTTTGACCCTCCCACAAAGGTACAACTAGTTATGTATCTAGTCTACTGGGTAAATCTTCTGGCTATCAAAAGTTGTTCGTCTACATAGCTGTATTCTGCACATTTGTGTACGATAATCCAAATACCATAGTTTTGAGCTTCTGGTACGATCCTTGAACATTTccaatctggcaaccctgaacTGCATGCATCACACTTATGTATGAGTGTTTTAAGGGGCGCATTGGAAaatttaaaatgacaaattaAATAACAGATGCCAAAAGTGATTTTCCATTATATCCAATGATAATAATGCCCACAAAAGTGTAAGtaccaattaaaaaaaatattttagaaattaTCAAACTGAAATACTGAAAAATATTAATAGACAACCAAACAACAACAGAGAAGGAAACAAACCTGAAGGAACAAAATCACCATAATGACCGTTTTCTTCCTCAGTGTGATCTTCCATTGGTTCTGTTTTTATCTCCATTTGGTTCCCACTGTCCTCCAgtttgactgaacacatcttgagtTTGGTCTGTAGGATCggctgctgttctccagcgttacagacagaatccagagactctgtggaggtttgatcagtAGATTCCTCATCCTGTAAGCCCTGATCAGTTtctgatttacagcacatctcATCCATCATcatcaacactaaaatacacaAAGACAAGACTCTGTTTACACTCAAGAGAAGAAAAACAACAATCACAGAATAAAACTGACTGTGAGCACAGTGGTTGatgtttcttcttcttctttttctcttgtttttattgggggttggcaaacaACTTTCAGGTGCATTTACCCATAGACATTATATAGGTAGACGCCCTAGCAACCGCTACTGCCTACTGGTGCAGTTGAGCCATGGGGCCGCCATCTTAGATCGGTCAGTGTTATCTGTATGGCAGGTGCGAGCTGTCAGCGCATTTAATTAATCATACCTCAGTGAATACCGAACTGATTTTCACACGGGTTTTTTGCTGCAAAGGTCATTCATGTAGCCATGATAAAGGACACATGGTTCAGCGTTTTTTAACCCCTTATATGGCTCAAATACCCTTTGAGTGGGGGGGTGACAATGTGATGTACAcctttaaatgaatataacttTGGGATTTTTTGTCTAGCAGCAATCTTGGTCtcgttttaaagaagacactttagGATTTTTCACAGATGTGTCCGAAGGtgaaaacattataaaaatattttttatagcagtttacCTTTATTTAATATATAGAAATGATGcaataacataaataaaattataaaaatgtaaatgtttcacacaaaaaataatGTAATCATGAAGCCATGGCATACGTCTCAagtagttgtgatccaaatttcaagttaaaatcacaaagaATGAGGTTtatgtcacacttttagtggtttgaCCAACAACGACCACTAGattttgctgcatactcttgtatactcacaaactaataaattactgtcactgcattatttttaatgcaaagaaatgtttgaaatatgaaaactagtTGGTTGTCAACATTTTGAAGATGTATAAATAATTATTACTTTACCCCACCTCTCCATGCCTAACGTTAGCTGGCTACGATTTCAGTACAGTAATATCAACGATCCTTGCTCTTTCTAAATTATCTGGTAAAATTCTATTCACAAAAAACAACCAATAGTACGGGAATGTTAAACTTACTTGTGAAAAGTAATCCCCCGGGCTCTATTTGCGATGGTCTGCCGATTAGAACAAGAACAAGAACAAGAAAAtgctcttcttcttcttcttcttcttcttcttctttaatTTGCGGCAGCTTAGACACTTCAATGGTGTATTACTGCCCTCCACAGTTCATCTGAAGAACTTTGCCTCAATATACTCGAATAAagagtaaaaaaatgtattaaagcaTTTGTTGTTACATAATCCTTATTTCCAAGAATCGTTTTTAAAGATAAAGATGATATTCCGGAATCC
It includes:
- the LOC135752430 gene encoding uncharacterized protein, with translation MLMMMDEMCCKSETDQGLQDEESTDQTSTESLDSVCNAGEQQPILQTKLKMCSVKLEDSGNQMEIKTEPMEDHTEEENGHYGDFVPSDVKNESCLDGEITSSTSKERMTAQSQEKKLHSGEHRVKKTKKKKKKQFHCEHCGKDFVVLSKLKRHMMIHSDEKSFYCTECGKCFKTKEYLDSHKRIHTGEKPYECPHCEKRFNRNHHLKAHMLSHTNEKPYQCSECGKTFKYLHTIKSHTKFHSEEKLYQCSHCDKRFHQKAQLIVHERVHTGEKPYVCSQCGKSFSCLSHLSYHQRVHTGEKPYHCSVCGKSFSFHSSLVSHKRTHTGEKPYKCSHCEKTFAHAASLKLHQRVHTGEKTYICDVSGKSFNQHQNLVTHQRIHTGEKPYKCSHCEKTFAHAASLKLHQRVHIGEKTYVCFQCGKRFWDSSQLSVHQRVHTGEKPHHCSLCGRSFSRHAHLLLHQRTHTGEKPFKCFQCEETFTESDHLKVHLRVHTGEKPYTGGGGMHQKVCFRPTNKSIEEDEALCCPFSDKHTEERKKKKISRVMCFCILSVFSRECFIECKQSLVSVYFSVDDEMDVMCCKSGTDQGLQDEESTDQTSTESLDSVWNAGEQQRILQTKHKMCSVKLIDCTNLVMKIKTEPTEIKTKPKEIKTEPSEEEEDQTDDNVNQKKIKTEATKAEHTDCDFIPSDEITDSCLNGELTSSTPKEGLAAQTQEKKKLHTEKHREKKKQFHCKQCDKDFFATTTHIKVHMRTHSDEKPFYCTECGKYFSSKHSLDVHKRIHTGEKPYECPHCEKKFRDAYSVKAHVRLHTNERPYQCSECGKTFRFSGSLKSHLKTHSEEKLYQCSHCDKRFSLQGLLKRHERVHTGEKPHYCSACGKCFRRHEHLLKHQRTHTGEKPFKCSHCEKTFARSDVLKTHQRVHTGEKPYHCGVCEKSFSQQSNFLMHQRIHTGERLYKCFHCEKTFIQSGYLKIHQRVHTGEKP